One window of the Chanodichthys erythropterus isolate Z2021 chromosome 2, ASM2448905v1, whole genome shotgun sequence genome contains the following:
- the rps27.2 gene encoding 40S ribosomal protein S27.2 translates to MPLAKDLLHPTPEEEKRRHKKKRLVQSPNSYFMDVKCPGCYKITTVFSHAQTVVLCVGCSTVLCQPTGGKARLTEGCSFRRKQH, encoded by the exons ATGCCT CTCGCCAAGGACTTGTTGCACCCAACGCCAGAGGAGGAGAAGAGAAGACACAAGAAGAAACGTCTTGTACAGAGTCCCAACTCTTATTTTATGGATGTCAAATGCCCAG GCTGTTATAAGATCACTACGGTGTTCAGTCACGCACAGACGGTCGTCTTATGTGTAGGATGCTCTACAGTGCTGTGCCAGCCTACCGGAGGAAAGGCACGCCTCACAGAAG GATGCTCGTTCAGGAGAAAGCAGCACTAG